The Hymenobacter baengnokdamensis genome includes a region encoding these proteins:
- a CDS encoding DUF6702 family protein: MRRLPLLLSLLLGLPGLAGTRHAYHTSILELRLNPEKQQVELALKVFADDFTRALSQGRPRAVDLQQPSALPVAELYLHQHLKLSIPAAPRHPRLPLDVQFMGLQPEKDAYWLYAKVPLPHPTKELLIQQEMLLELFSDQMNIVNAEGNGKKISALLRNGHEEEVLNF, translated from the coding sequence ATGCGCCGTCTTCCTCTGCTTCTCAGCCTGCTGCTCGGCTTGCCGGGCCTGGCGGGCACCCGTCATGCCTATCACACCAGCATTCTGGAGCTGCGCCTCAACCCCGAAAAGCAGCAGGTAGAGCTGGCGCTGAAAGTCTTCGCCGACGACTTTACGCGGGCGCTTTCGCAGGGCCGGCCCAGGGCGGTAGACTTGCAGCAGCCCAGCGCGCTCCCCGTGGCCGAGCTGTACCTGCACCAGCACCTCAAGCTGAGTATTCCGGCCGCGCCCCGCCACCCTCGCCTGCCGCTCGACGTGCAGTTTATGGGGCTGCAACCCGAAAAAGATGCGTATTGGCTCTACGCCAAGGTGCCCCTGCCGCACCCCACCAAGGAGCTGCTGATTCAGCAGGAAATGCTGCTGGAGCTGTTCTCCGACCAGATGAATATCGTGAACGCCGAAGGCAACGGCAAGAAAATCAGCGCCCTGCTTCGCAACGGGCACGAGGAGGAAGTGCTGAATTTTTAA
- the rseP gene encoding RIP metalloprotease RseP, translating to MEILVMIGQLLLGLSLLVGLHEFGHFAFAKLFKIRVIKFYIFFDFLFPLPHVWNFSLFKRKVGETEYGIGWFPLGGYVAIHGMVDETQDADALAGPPQPDEFRSKPAWQRLLVMLGGIIMNVLTGIVIFSALTYKLGESYLPSSEARYGVVTTKLGRDLGFRDGDQIVKINGRPFTEFNQVYDPNVLLGNESYYTVERNGQLLDLPKLPKTFFDRLNKQGDSLFVEARSPFTLAEVVPGNPAAKAGIKVGDRITQIGATPIRYYDELLRTLPRYKGQTIPITVSRAGQTLALPVAVSAAGKIGVRPKPELNFSTRYYSLGQSVPQGTKQAFSVITLQAKAFGKILKREASASESLGGPVEIAQQFGGVWNWPHFWTLVGTLSMVLAFMNLLPIPALDGGHVLFLLYEMILRRKPSEKFLENAQRVGTVLILALMAYVIVIKQVMKLF from the coding sequence TTGGAAATTCTCGTTATGATTGGCCAGCTGCTGCTGGGCCTCTCGCTACTGGTTGGCTTGCACGAATTTGGGCACTTTGCCTTCGCCAAGCTGTTTAAGATTCGGGTCATTAAGTTTTACATCTTTTTCGACTTTCTGTTTCCGCTGCCGCACGTCTGGAATTTCAGCTTGTTTAAGCGTAAGGTGGGCGAGACGGAGTACGGCATTGGCTGGTTTCCGCTGGGCGGCTACGTGGCCATCCACGGTATGGTAGATGAAACGCAGGATGCCGACGCCCTGGCCGGCCCCCCGCAGCCCGATGAGTTTCGGAGCAAGCCCGCCTGGCAGCGGCTGCTAGTGATGCTGGGGGGCATTATTATGAACGTGCTAACGGGCATCGTCATCTTCTCGGCCCTCACCTACAAGCTGGGCGAGAGCTATCTGCCCTCTTCTGAGGCCCGCTACGGCGTGGTTACCACCAAGCTGGGCCGCGACCTTGGCTTCCGCGACGGCGACCAGATTGTAAAAATCAACGGGCGCCCGTTTACCGAGTTCAACCAGGTGTACGACCCCAACGTGCTGCTCGGCAACGAAAGCTACTACACTGTGGAGCGCAATGGCCAGCTGCTTGACCTGCCCAAGCTACCCAAAACGTTTTTCGACAGGCTTAACAAGCAGGGCGACAGCCTATTTGTGGAAGCGCGCTCGCCCTTCACGCTGGCCGAGGTAGTGCCCGGCAACCCCGCCGCCAAGGCCGGCATCAAGGTTGGCGACCGCATTACCCAGATTGGGGCTACGCCCATTCGCTACTACGACGAGCTGCTGCGCACGCTGCCCCGCTACAAGGGCCAGACTATTCCCATTACCGTGAGCCGGGCTGGCCAGACACTGGCGCTGCCCGTAGCCGTGAGCGCGGCTGGCAAAATCGGCGTGCGCCCCAAGCCGGAGCTGAATTTCAGCACCCGCTACTACAGCCTGGGCCAGTCGGTGCCCCAGGGAACCAAGCAGGCGTTTAGTGTTATTACGCTGCAAGCCAAGGCTTTTGGCAAAATTCTGAAACGTGAGGCTTCGGCTTCGGAAAGCCTGGGCGGCCCCGTCGAAATAGCCCAGCAGTTTGGCGGCGTCTGGAACTGGCCGCACTTCTGGACCCTGGTCGGTACGCTGAGCATGGTGCTGGCCTTCATGAACCTGCTGCCCATTCCGGCCCTCGACGGCGGGCACGTGTTATTCCTGCTCTACGAGATGATTCTGCGCCGCAAGCCGTCGGAGAAATTCCTGGAAAATGCCCAGCGCGTAGGCACCGTGCTGATTCTGGCCCTCATGGCGTATGTTATTGTGATTAAGCAGGTAATGAAGCTGTTTTAG